CCCAGCTCGTGGCGTACCAGGGAATGTGACGGCGCTCGTCCAGTTCCTCCTTGATGTCCCACAGCACGCACGACCGCATCGGCTCCCCCAGCCGGTCGAGGGCGGGCACCGCGTCGGCTGACAGCCCCCTCGCGTAGAGGAGGTCGAAGCGGCCCGTGTTCTCGTACCGCTCGACGTTGCGCTCGGCGATCAGCCCGTCGGGCGACACCAGCCCGAACGCCAGCACCACGGCGCCCGCACTGGCCGCGACGGCGCGCGGCAGCCATCGGGCACCCCACACACCGGCGGCCATGATGAGCACGATGACCAGGCCGAGCCAGAGCTCCATGGTCAGCACCGAGATCCTCAGCCGCGTCAGTCCATAGGCCTCCACGTACATGTCCATACGTCGCACCGCGGATGCCACGACAACGAGCGCCAACGCGCACAGCGTTCCCAGCACCCCACGCACGAGCGTCCTGTCACTCGATCGGGTGCGTGGGGCCCAACGCAGGGCGACCACGATGACCACCAGGGTGAGCAACGTGGCCATGAGCAGTTGCCAGAAGCCCTGGCGCGCGTACTGGGCGTAGGTCTGGCCGGTCTCCTTCAGCACCGCGTCGTAGCCGCCGAAGAGCACGGCGAGCTGAACGGCGTTGAAGACGGCGAAGAGCCCGACGAGGCCGACCAGCGGCAGCGCCCACTCGACACGGCCGCGGGCGCGGCCCGCCGGCACCTGGAGGCGGTCCCAACGGGCGGGCGCGGCCGCCGTACGGGCCGCCGCGAGGGTTCCGAACAGGCCCAGCGCGAGCAGCAGGAATCTCCAGGGGCCGTCGGACACGGAGACGTCGGGCACCAGAGCGCCGAGCAGATCGGCGAAGGCCGCGTCCGCCCCGGCGAACAACGCGCCGAAGACGAAGAGGAGGACCGCGGCCACGACCAGCGCCCTCAGCAGGGGCGCCAGGCGGCCGCGGTCGCCTCCCATCCGCTCACGCAGGCCCTGCCAGGCCCAGGCCGGCCCGGTGACGAGCGAGGTGAGGACACCGACGGGTCCGAGCAGAACGGCCGGCCAGGTGCGGCCGCCGTGCAGGGCGAGTGAACCCGCCGCGAACGCGGTGACGACGGCGAGGAACGAGGGCCATTCGGCGGCCCGCAGCGCGGGTACGGTGAGCAGCGCCAGCCCGCCGACGCCCCAGACGAGGGCCCACGGGCGAGGACGCCGGCCCGCCCGACGGCCCGCGAAGTACACGGCGAGCGTGGCGGGCACGGCGACGAAGACCAGGTTGACCGCCAGCCCCTCGCCCAACAACACCATGCTGAGCAGGCCGGTGGCCAGGGCCGCCCACAGGGTCGCGGTACGGATCGGCGCGGGATCGCCCGGGCTGAAATCGATCAGGACGGGCGGCGAGGGCGGCGGTCCGCCCGGTATGGATGCGGGTCTGCCCGCCTTGCCCTCAGGCGTGGCGCCGGCAGATGCCGTCGACCCGGATCTGCCCTTCTCGGTCACCGCGCGGGCCCTCGGCGATGGGCCTTCGGGTTCCGGCGCGGCTGAAGCTGACGGTGTCTCGGACATGGGTCCCCCTCCCCCGGACCGGCCCTCGTCACCCACCGTACGCAGCGCGCGGCTGTGGCAGAAGGCTCGTTGCCGGTACCTCGTCGCCGCGACTCGTCATGATCAACAGGCGGCGTGGCGGACAGGGTATGCCGCAGCTGAGCCCGTG
The DNA window shown above is from Streptomyces akebiae and carries:
- a CDS encoding DUF4153 domain-containing protein, which translates into the protein MSETPSASAAPEPEGPSPRARAVTEKGRSGSTASAGATPEGKAGRPASIPGGPPPSPPVLIDFSPGDPAPIRTATLWAALATGLLSMVLLGEGLAVNLVFVAVPATLAVYFAGRRAGRRPRPWALVWGVGGLALLTVPALRAAEWPSFLAVVTAFAAGSLALHGGRTWPAVLLGPVGVLTSLVTGPAWAWQGLRERMGGDRGRLAPLLRALVVAAVLLFVFGALFAGADAAFADLLGALVPDVSVSDGPWRFLLLALGLFGTLAAARTAAAPARWDRLQVPAGRARGRVEWALPLVGLVGLFAVFNAVQLAVLFGGYDAVLKETGQTYAQYARQGFWQLLMATLLTLVVIVVALRWAPRTRSSDRTLVRGVLGTLCALALVVVASAVRRMDMYVEAYGLTRLRISVLTMELWLGLVIVLIMAAGVWGARWLPRAVAASAGAVVLAFGLVSPDGLIAERNVERYENTGRFDLLYARGLSADAVPALDRLGEPMRSCVLWDIKEELDERRHIPWYATSWGETEARRILDERPPVADASGEPACGELGPEFYR